The Centropristis striata isolate RG_2023a ecotype Rhode Island chromosome 1, C.striata_1.0, whole genome shotgun sequence nucleotide sequence CCCTTCTGGAccaagatgaagaagaagctctttctccctcctcctctctagaGGGGAAGGCACCAGCTTCGcctcccctctctttctcctcctacGCATCCTCCCCGTCTCCTTACCAGACCCTGTCGTCTTCCCCACTCTCTTCTGCCTCCCCACCTCCCTCTCCACCCCCCAACCATTACTCCTCGTTCCTGGAAACCAAGGCTGGAGTGGACTCCCTGTCCCTCCCCTGGCTGGGTGCCAGTGACCTGCTCGACGCCCATGTGGGAGCAGACAATGGCAACGGTGAGAGTGACTTAAAGTTTCCATTTATCCTATCTTATTAATAATCAGATCTTAAAGGAAAAAGACTGGAAGCACAATTAAGTAAGATAACACATTCAGAGTAGAGGAATGTAGATGATTAACTAACTAAAGGGGAGCTAGGAAGTCAAATTACAGGCTAAGTTAGGAACATGCGCCATCAAGAAGTTCTGTTTTGGAAAGAAAGGTTCATTTATTAAGCATTTTAGGGTGATTGGACAGTTGAAAATGCTAACTGCTTTCAGGCTggcaataaatattttatagatGCTAGTTTGTCTGTAAAGCACTTAAGGTTGCTCTGGGGGCAGCATGTCCTAGATGTTAAAATTAGGTTGAGACCTCGGGATATTGTCCTTTTTTCAAAGGCAGTGCCACACTATGCCACACCTACAGCCAAGCTGGACACACACCAAAATGAAAGGCATGGCTGAGTAATTAGTAGGTGTGTTGGGCAACAACAAACAATCATTGGTTAGCAGCAGGTAGGTGTGGCTCTGAAGTGTGTAGTTGAGACTGGCTATGACTGGTTTTGGTAAATGTGATATATCACAATGACGTGATCCATTTGTTGTAACCTCAATCATTGGTATGATGCCTGTTGTGGCTCTTGGCAGCTGTTTAAAAGTGTAAGGTTCCTCATGTCCTGGAAATACGAGCACACGTGTTACAAATAATACAGGGCGGGAGTCTTGATGTCATCTTTAATTAAATTATCAAGAGATTCAATACGCAAACagattaacttttgttttcactaaAAATCCTATCAAATAGGAcctttaaaaatgcacaaatatttgtttgtgtaatttgtttctattttcttctcttttttttttttttttttttatcaaattttaataaatgtatcatCTTTATCAGCAGATGATGCCTTTGAGGGCATGGACTGGATGTCAGAGAAAATCGACCTGAGTGAATTTGACCTGGATTCCCTCATTGGCTCCTGCTCATCCGATGGGTCTCCCAGCTCCCCCGAGGATCTCCTGGCTTCCCTTGACTCCCATGTAGATCTGGACCTAGAGTCCTTCGACACAGCCATCCCCGTCCCACATGACAACCTGGAGCTGGGTCTGTCGCTACCCAGCATCCCTTCTCTTCCTCTGGAGCTCCCTCTCCCTGGGGCAGACGAGGCCAAGAAGACAGAGGTGGCTCCTGATCAGGAGGTTGTTATGAAGTCTGAGCCTCTCTCCCCGGCTCCCTCTCCAGCCTACACATTGGAGCTGGGGAGTGAAGTGGATGTCCTGGATGCAGTGAAAGCAGCCACATCCCTCACAGCCACCATCATTCCAGATCCCAGTGGAAGCATTCAGACCACCAGCCCCATtgtgctctctctttctg carries:
- the atf4a gene encoding cyclic AMP-dependent transcription factor ATF-4 isoform X1: MTLSQLALEDVEALYFEPSFLMADPMGPLLDQDEEEALSPSSSLEGKAPASPPLSFSSYASSPSPYQTLSSSPLSSASPPPSPPPNHYSSFLETKAGVDSLSLPWLGASDLLDAHVGADNGNADDAFEGMDWMSEKIDLSEFDLDSLIGSCSSDGSPSSPEDLLASLDSHVDLDLESFDTAIPVPHDNLELGLSLPSIPSLPLELPLPGADEAKKTEVAPDQEVVMKSEPLSPAPSPAYTLELGSEVDVLDAVKAATSLTATIIPDPSGSIQTTSPIVLSLSASGHFVVLLTNKDEPSLISLPDQAIKTSPPSSDCDSDSGIESVASSPPRLPSPPSTLSPTAGSSRTKPYSKSEPSDTPSPSAKSSRIKSVSGAPKVVEKKLKKMEQNKTAATRYRQKKRVEKDLLSVECEELEKRNNELAEKAESISREIQYLKDLMEEVRKRRVKATTVA
- the atf4a gene encoding cyclic AMP-dependent transcription factor ATF-4 isoform X2, with the translated sequence MTLSQLALEDVEALYFEPSFLMADPMGPLLDQDEEEALSPSSSLEGKAPASPPLSFSSYASSPSPYQTLSSSPLSSASPPPSPPPNHYSSFLETKAGVDSLSLPWLGASDLLDAHVGADNGNDDAFEGMDWMSEKIDLSEFDLDSLIGSCSSDGSPSSPEDLLASLDSHVDLDLESFDTAIPVPHDNLELGLSLPSIPSLPLELPLPGADEAKKTEVAPDQEVVMKSEPLSPAPSPAYTLELGSEVDVLDAVKAATSLTATIIPDPSGSIQTTSPIVLSLSASGHFVVLLTNKDEPSLISLPDQAIKTSPPSSDCDSDSGIESVASSPPRLPSPPSTLSPTAGSSRTKPYSKSEPSDTPSPSAKSSRIKSVSGAPKVVEKKLKKMEQNKTAATRYRQKKRVEKDLLSVECEELEKRNNELAEKAESISREIQYLKDLMEEVRKRRVKATTVA